The Chroicocephalus ridibundus chromosome 2, bChrRid1.1, whole genome shotgun sequence genome includes a region encoding these proteins:
- the LOC134511738 gene encoding carboxymethylenebutenolidase homolog, which yields MANELRPCPCGIGDRFDYEGCGQEVQVEHIKAYVCKPASTDKAVIVIHDIFGWQLPNTRYMADMLAANGYIAICPDFFAGKEPWKPSDDWSKFDDWLKTRDARKINKEADAVLKYLKEQCGAKKLGVVGFCWGGVAVHHLMMTYPELKAGVSLYGLIKDSDDISNLLNPTFFIFAEKDDFIPLHQVTLLEQKLKKNCKVDYEVKIYPGQTHGFVHRKREDINPQDKPYIEEGRKDMINWLNKYV from the exons ATGGCTAACGAATTGAGGCCCTGCCCATGTGGTATTGGAGACAGGTTTGACTATGAGGGTTGCGGGCAGGAAGTACAAGTTGAGCACATCAAGGCGTACGTTTGCAAACCTGCCAGCACAGATAAAGCTGTGATTGTGATTCATGATATATTTGGATGGCAACTCCCAAACACCAGATACATGGCTGATATGCTTGCAGCTAATGGATACAT agcCATCTGCCCAGACTTTTTTGCAGGAAAAGAACCTTGGAAACCTTCTGATGACTGGTCCAAGTTTGATGATTGGCTGAAAACTCGAGATGCcaggaaaataaacaa AGAAGCTGATGCAGTCCTGAAATATCTAAAGGAACAGTGTGGTGCAAAGAAATTAGGGGTCGTTGGTTTTTGCTGGGGTGGTGTTGCTGTACATCACCTGATGATGACGTACCCGGAGTTGAAGGCTGGTGTATCTCTCTATG gacTAATCAAGGATTCTGATGATATATCCAATCTCCTGAACCCCACgtttttcatttttgctgaaaaagatgATTTCATTCCTCTTCATCAA GTCACCCTGCTGGAGCAGAAGCTAAAGAAAAATTGTAAAGTCGATTATGAAGTTAAAATTTACCCTGGACAAACTCATGGTTTTGTACATCGCAAAAGAGAAGATATCAATCCTCAGGATAAGCCTTATAttgaggagggaagaaaggataTGATCAACTGGCTGAATAAGTATGTTTAA
- the LOC134511737 gene encoding carboxymethylenebutenolidase homolog isoform X2, whose translation MANESRPCPCDIGDRFDYGGRGQEVQVEHIKAYVCKPPAGTDKAVIVIHDIFGWQLPNTRYMADMLAANGYIAICPDFFVGQEAWKPSNDWATFDEWLKTRNAGKIDKEVDVILKYLSEQCGAKKIGVIGFCWGGAAVQHLMLKNPHLKTGVSLYGVIRFFEDKSSLLHPTFFIFAEKDDHIPLEQVTLLEQKLKQNCKVDYKVKIYPGQTHGFVHRKREDINPQDKPYIEEGRKDMINWLNKYL comes from the exons ATGGCTAATGAATCAAGGCCCTGCCCGTGTGATATTGGAGACAGGTTTGACTATGGAGGCCGTGGGCAGGAAGTGCAAGTTGAGCACATCAAGGCGTACGTTTGCAAACCACCTGCTGGCACAGACAAAGCTGTGATTGTGATTCATGATATATTTGGATGGCAACTCCCAAACACCAGATACATGGCTGATATGCTTGCAGCTAATGGATACAT AGCCATCTGCCCAGATTTTTTTGTGGGACAAGAAGCTTGGAAACCTTCTAATGACTGGGCGACTTTCGATGAGTGGCTGAAAACCCGAAACGCTGGCAAAATAGACAA AGAAGTTGATGTCATCCTGAAGTATCTGAGTGAACAATGTGGTGCAAAGAAGATCGGTGTCATTGGGTTTTGCTGGGGTGGAGCAGCAGTACAACATCTGATGCTGAAAAATCCTCATTTAAAGACGGGGGTGTCCCTCTATG GAGTGATCAGGTTCTTTGAGGACAAATCCAGTTTGCTTCATCCCACCTTCTTCATTTTTGCTGAAAAGGATGACCATATCCCATTGGAGCAG GTCACCCTACTGGAGCAGAAGCTTAAACAAAACTGTAAAGTTGATTATAAAGTTAAAATTTACCCTGGACAGACGCACGGGTTTGTACATCGCAAAAGAGAAGATATCAATCCTCAAGATAAACCTTATattgaggaaggaagaaaggataTGATCAACTGGCTGAATAAGTATCTTTAG
- the LOC134511737 gene encoding carboxymethylenebutenolidase homolog isoform X1, which translates to MANESRPCPCDIGDRFDYGGRGQEVQVEHIKAYVCKPPAGTDKAVIVIHDIFGWQLPNTRYMADMLAANGYIAICPDFFVGQEAWKPSNDWATFDEWLKTRNAGKIDKEVDVILKYLSEQCGAKKIGVIGFCWGGAAVQHLMLKNPHLKTGVSLYGVSSYHEVDLCHSILLTSVCVSLRTGCCPPSCFHCLENLFDTHVCTPFPCWANRERHGSSDMLQPFCCPSVSVQGLLPMNHLGWGLHRLQTFRSGHEHITPQCYSWQWPLVTWPGW; encoded by the exons ATGGCTAATGAATCAAGGCCCTGCCCGTGTGATATTGGAGACAGGTTTGACTATGGAGGCCGTGGGCAGGAAGTGCAAGTTGAGCACATCAAGGCGTACGTTTGCAAACCACCTGCTGGCACAGACAAAGCTGTGATTGTGATTCATGATATATTTGGATGGCAACTCCCAAACACCAGATACATGGCTGATATGCTTGCAGCTAATGGATACAT AGCCATCTGCCCAGATTTTTTTGTGGGACAAGAAGCTTGGAAACCTTCTAATGACTGGGCGACTTTCGATGAGTGGCTGAAAACCCGAAACGCTGGCAAAATAGACAA AGAAGTTGATGTCATCCTGAAGTATCTGAGTGAACAATGTGGTGCAAAGAAGATCGGTGTCATTGGGTTTTGCTGGGGTGGAGCAGCAGTACAACATCTGATGCTGAAAAATCCTCATTTAAAGACGGGGGTGTCCCTCTATG GAGTCAGCAGTTACCATGAGGTGGATCTTTGCCACAGTATCTTGCTTACCTCAGTCTGTGTAAGTCTTAGGACAGGCTGCTGCCCACCGTCTTGTTTTCATTGTTTGGAAAACCTGTTTGACACGCATGTCTGTACTCCATTCCCCTGTTGGGCTAACAGGGAAAGACATGGCAGTAGTGATATGCTGCAACCTTTTTGCTGTCCTTCTGTTAGTGTGCAGGGTCTTCTGCCAATGAATCatctgggctgggggctgcacagGCTGCAGACCTTCAGGTCAGGACATGAACACATTACTCCTCAATGTTACTCCTGGCAGTGGCCCCTTGTTACGTGGCCAGGGTGGTAG